In Leishmania donovani BPK282A1 complete genome, chromosome 22, one genomic interval encodes:
- a CDS encoding translation initiation factor IF-2, putative yields the protein MASAAMVASALRTARRYQSQSSRVRPSLQWQDGQVDPRFSSEGNMRRLNPETMPHFVKATIQKDRREMGLGEVFDWVEFAKDAIYIPTRSGPLWVGSDDPRASKFVRRREKMKRQPLQRTRQKPGTDQAKALEDHPLREYFTTPSNLHDPMSVATGLHRAGMIREYDIKHTASKIEYLPRPPIVSIMGHVDHGKTTLLDHLRHTNVAAGEAGGITQNVGAFQVKTPDGHIITFIDTPGHAAFTAMREVGATTNDLIVLIVSAVDGVQPQTREVIELAQRKGTPMVVAVTKIDRQPDCDYVKDQLVANGVELEEKGGDVQLVKICAKDGRGIPELLEALHLQAELCEVATPTPSRAELYVLESRNLGVSEVAAVVRCGTVKPGQVFVTGTVYGTVKRILDDHGATLDEARPSIPVVLHGFRVPPKPGSVMMQVSSEKHAEKFSYFMREVYTVEGNRENYLQILNQERQGLIHGRKPDNNIVRAYSTQAFILSCKAATFGMLQALLKTIYELPRLEGVSLDIRITEVGGLKDSDLILTGSSGQPGCVLLFGDCKDSFSLDVPVNVRVLRFNVLYHGIDELKQVLVDSLPKVKKTRIMATAECLQTFKASQAGRTGNAGGMRVTRGTLDAAHLTFRVLRRPQDLKARLAAAASGTKMSPSGGDAAAAADDGAREVVYEGQLKELRRFKELVPTVETGLECGVVLHDDFSFRVGDVLEQVEEYEESRDVDEEYEAAERREKILRETAEMQARMEEAERKAVVEAVGSTELHEKLKAVTN from the coding sequence ATGGCGTCGGCAGCAATGGTGGCgtctgcgctgcgcacggctCGCCGCTACCAGTCGCAGAGCAGCCGCGTGCGACCAtcgctgcagtggcaggaCGGCCAGGTGGACCCGCGCTTCTCGTCGGAGGGTAACATGCGTCGGCTGAACCCAGAGACGATGCCGCACTTTGTAAAGGCGACCATCCAGAAGGATCGACGCGAGATGGGGCTGGGCGAGGTGTTCGACTGGGTGGAGTTCGCGAAAGACGCCATCTACATCCCGACCCGGTCTGGCCCGCTCTGggtcggcagcgacgacccGCGCGCGTCGAAGTttgtgcggcggcgggagaagatgaagcggcagccgctgcagcggacgCGGCAGAAGCCAGGGACGGACCAAGCCAAGGCGCTCGAGGACCATCCCCTCCGCGAGTACTTCACGACACCGTCCAACCTGCACGACCCAATGAGCGTCGCAACGGGCCTGCACCGTGCCGGGATGATCCGCGAATATGACATCAAGCACACAGCGTCGAAGATCGAATACTTGCCACGGCCGCCGATCGTGTCTATAATGGGCCATGTCGACCATGGCaagacgacgctgctggatCACCTGCGCCACACGAACGTGGCGGCGGGAGAGGCGGGCGGCATCACACAGAATGTTGGCGCCTTTCAGGTGAAGACGCCAGACGGGCACATCATCACCTTCATCGACACACCCGGCCACGCCGCCTTCACGGCGATGCGAGAGGTCGGCGCCACGACAAACGACTTGATCGTCCTCATCGTCTCCGCCGTGGACGGGgtgcagccgcagacgcgcgAGGTCAtcgagctggcgcagcgcaaaGGCACGCCGATGGTGGTCGCCGTTACAAAGATCGACCGGCAGCCCGACTGCGACTACGTGAAGGACCAGCTGGTCGCAAATGGcgtggagctggaggagaagggcggcgacgTGCAGCTCGTCAAGATCTGCGCCAAAGATGGCCGCGGCATCCCTGAGCTGCTCGAGGCACTGCATCTGCAGGCGGAACTGTGCGAGGTGGCGACGCCCACCCCGTCTCGCGCCGAGCTGTACGTTCTGGAGTCGCGCAACTTGGGCGTcagcgaggtggcggcggttgtgcgctgcggcacggtGAAGCCCGGGCAGGTCTTTGTCACAGGCACCGTCTACGGTACGGTGAAGCGGATCCTGGACGACCACGGCGCCACGCTCGACGAGGCGAGGCCGTCGATACCGGTCGTGCTGCACGGCTTTCGTGTGCCGCCGAAGCCAGGGTCGGTGATGATGCAGGTGAGCAGCGAGAAGCACGCCGAAAAGTTCAGCTACTTCATGCGTGAAGTGTACACCGTCGAGGGCAACCGTGAGAACTACTTGCAGATTCTCAACCAAGAACGACAGGGTCTCATTCACGGCCGGAAGCCGGACAACAATATAGTGCGCGCATACAGCACCCAGGCGTTCATCCTCTCCTGTAAGGCCGCCACGTTCGGAATGCTGCAGGCGTTGCTAAAGACCATCTACGAGTTGCCGCGACTCGAGGGTGTCTCTCTGGACATCCGCATCACCGAGGTTGGTGGGCTGAAGGACTCGGACCTGATCCTGACGGGATCGTCCGGCCAGCCCGGCTGCGTCCTGCTCTTCGGCGACTGCAAGGACTCCTTCTCTCTAGACGTACCAGTCAACGTGCGGGTGTTGCGGTTCAACGTGTTGTACCACGGCATCGATGAGCTGAAGCAGGTGCTCGTCGACTCCCTGCCAaaggtgaagaagacgcGCATCATGGCGACAGCGGAGTGCCTGCAGACCTTCAAGGCCTCCCAGGCAGGTCGAACCGGTAATGCCGGTGGCATGAGGGTCACAAGGGGCACGCTCGACGCGGCCCACCTTACCTTTCGCGTGTTGCGGCGACCGCAGGACTTGAAGGCAAggctggcagcggcagcgagcggcaCCAAGATGAGCCCGtccggcggcgacgccgcagccgcggctgaCGACGGGGCGCGGGAGGTTGTGTACGAGGGccagctgaaggagctgcgccgcttcaaAGAACTTGTACCGACCGTAGAGACGGGCCTGGAGTGTGGCGTCGTGTTGCACGACGACTTCAGCTTCCGCGTTGGGGACGTGCTGGAGCAGGTTGAGGAGTACGAGGAGAGCCGCGACGTCGACGAGGAGTAcgaggcagcggagaggcgcGAGAAGATTCTGCGCGAGACGGCCGAGATGCAGGCGCgcatggaggaggcggagcggaagGCCGTCGTGGAGGCAGTGGGCAGCACAGAGCTGCATGAGAAGCTAAAGGCCGTGACCAATTAG